Proteins from one Sabethes cyaneus chromosome 2, idSabCyanKW18_F2, whole genome shotgun sequence genomic window:
- the LOC128734900 gene encoding DCN1-like protein 3 translates to MGSCLTCFKAPPNTTANNVGTAGLVSGPEAATGDADAAVLETADLLAASPIRMPSLGSDRKSGSFKKPIGLLNGNLGALPDGAVLTGKDLATQISDNDLNKLFEEYKDDQEDAILSEGIERLCCDLGYKPDDFAILVLAWRLNASQMCQFTKSEFIQGLQKMNAASIDDIKARLQQNVEKLKDDSEDFKLLYRFTFWFGLEQGQRILSLDMAISLWRLVFTVHTPDILPRWLHFLEQHQNIRGVPRDTWNMFLNFVETCDITQYDDTEAWPSLFDDFVEYEQERTKLAVKDPDGAVPEEDDNNNGYNS, encoded by the exons aTGGGAAGCTGTCTAACATGCTTCAAGGCACCGCCCAACACAACGGCGAACAATGTCGGTACTGCTGGTCTGGTGTCCGGACCTGAAGCGGCCACAGGCGATGCGGATGCGGCCGTTCTTG AAACAGCAGACCTGTTGGCCGCCAGTCCGATACGCATGCCGTCACTTGGTTCGGATCGAAAAAGTGGCAGTTTTAAGAAACCGATCGGATTACTTAATGGGAACTTGGGCGCGTTGCCTGATGGGGCTGTTTTAACAG GAAAGGATCTTGCCACGCAAATCTCGGACAACGATCTGAACAAGCTGTTCGAGGAGTATAAGGACGACCAGGAGGACGCGATTCTGTCGGAGGGCATCGAAAGGCTGTGCTGTGATCTAGGTTATAAGCCGGACGACTTTGCCATCCTGGTGCTGGCTTGGCGCTTGAATGCGTCCCAGATGTGCCAGTTTACCAAGTCCGAGTTCATTCAGGGTTTGCAGAAGATGAACGCGGCCAGCATCGACGACATCAAAGCTCGGCTGCAGCAGAACGTGGAAAAGCTCAAGGATGATTCGGAAGACTTTAAGCTGCTGTACAGATTCACGTTCTGGTTCGGACTAGAGCAGGGCCAGCGAATCCTATCGCTGGATATGGCCATCAGCCTGTGGCGGCTGGTGTTCACCGTTCACACACCGGACATCTTACCTCGGTGGTTGCACTTTTTAGAGCAGCACCAGAACATCCGGGGCGTTCCGAGAGACACCTGGAATATGTTTCTGAATTTTGTAGAGACCTGTGATATTACACAGTACGATGACACCGAGGCGTGGCCCAGCCTGTTCGACGATTTTGTCGAGTACGAACAGGAACGGACCAAGCTGGCCGTCAAGGACCCGGACGGGGCGGTCCCGGAGGAGGACGACAACAACAACGGCTACAATTCATAG